A single Tenacibaculum sp. Bg11-29 DNA region contains:
- a CDS encoding sensor histidine kinase — translation MEQERSELIVLISTFIIVFITISLIVLFVVFQRRKNKLLQERSLIKKRFEREIAETQIEIREETLRNISWELHDNIGQLLTLAKIQLQHATPDNMHGITEIITKSLTEIRALSKSINPDFINNIKLKEALRLEIERFNRLNYIESSLTITGEEIEIDQKHGIIIFRMLQEFFSNTIKHSKASKLDVFLHYNENYIDIIAKDNGVGFKVKENCINGIGLQNIKARAELINAKATLKSEPEKGTRLIINYYI, via the coding sequence ATGGAGCAAGAAAGAAGTGAGCTAATTGTATTGATATCAACTTTTATAATAGTTTTTATTACTATTTCTTTGATAGTGCTTTTTGTTGTTTTTCAGAGACGTAAAAATAAATTGTTACAAGAAAGGAGCCTTATAAAAAAACGTTTTGAAAGAGAAATCGCAGAAACACAGATAGAAATAAGAGAAGAAACACTACGGAATATTAGCTGGGAGTTGCACGATAATATTGGGCAACTCTTAACTTTAGCTAAAATACAGTTACAACATGCAACGCCAGATAATATGCATGGAATAACCGAAATAATTACAAAAAGTTTAACGGAAATAAGAGCCTTGTCGAAGTCTATAAACCCAGATTTTATTAATAATATAAAATTAAAGGAAGCTTTAAGATTAGAGATTGAGCGTTTTAATCGTTTAAATTATATTGAGTCGAGTTTAACTATTACAGGAGAAGAAATAGAAATAGACCAAAAACACGGCATTATAATTTTTAGAATGTTGCAAGAGTTTTTTTCTAATACGATAAAACATTCAAAAGCATCCAAACTCGATGTTTTTTTACATTATAATGAAAATTATATCGATATTATAGCAAAAGATAATGGAGTTGGTTTTAAAGTGAAAGAAAATTGTATTAATGGTATTGGTTTGCAGAATATTAAAGCCAGAGCAGAGTTGATAAACGCAAAAGCTACATTGAAATCAGAACCAGAAAAAGGAACAAGATTAATAATAAATTATTATATTTAA
- a CDS encoding response regulator transcription factor yields MKYSVVVVDDHTLLSQAIEGMVNTFSKFKVLYTCKNGKEVVDKFSESPKNIPDIVLMDVNMPIMNGIDATEWVVTHHPEVHVMALSIEDANNTILQMLKAGAVGYLLKDTRKEVLERALLEMMDNGFYHTRNVTTLLLDSVSGKNSKNSISFKENELVFMKLACSELTYKEIAEKMFLSPKTIDGYRDSLFTKLNVRNRVGLVMYAIKNKIYTP; encoded by the coding sequence ATGAAGTATTCAGTTGTTGTTGTAGATGATCATACACTATTATCACAAGCTATTGAAGGAATGGTAAATACTTTTAGTAAATTTAAAGTATTGTACACGTGTAAAAACGGTAAAGAAGTTGTCGATAAATTTTCTGAATCACCAAAAAACATTCCAGATATTGTTTTAATGGATGTAAACATGCCTATAATGAATGGTATTGATGCTACCGAATGGGTTGTAACGCATCATCCAGAAGTGCATGTAATGGCGTTGTCGATTGAAGATGCTAATAATACAATTTTACAAATGTTAAAGGCAGGTGCAGTCGGTTATTTACTTAAAGACACTCGAAAAGAAGTGCTAGAAAGAGCATTACTAGAAATGATGGACAATGGTTTTTATCATACAAGAAATGTTACCACATTATTATTAGATTCTGTATCAGGAAAAAACAGTAAAAATAGCATTTCATTTAAAGAAAATGAATTGGTTTTTATGAAGTTAGCTTGTTCGGAATTAACCTATAAAGAGATAGCAGAGAAGATGTTTTTAAGTCCAAAAACGATTGATGGTTATCGAGATAGTTTGTTTACCAAACTAAATGTTAGAAACAGAGTAGGGTTAGTAATGTACGCAATAAAAAATAAAATTTACACTCCGTAA
- a CDS encoding DUF2589 domain-containing protein: MSNISRYNPGQELSSLNFGNLIGGPLSAVVEAQILAAESTVKYIKDVGFDENGDPEYVTFTYPKEISPYQSGTPHSINAKVDNQGKGYNVTPKIEIIGDGYGAVAEAVMVSDGTNTSGLKVERVVITKQGFNYTNVSEIKILPVGGTGAKFNFNVANINTGNISSVTINGANSGANYTHPPILNVKLKPSKTGNGSGAILEAVINKAGVVIGVNVLQEGSEYNSSDYEIEVINPTFITNASTSVLFTSGTPSTAAQFLDMKLEVPLLTMVPIPYIRVEETTIEFNAKINSVEKINSEREIDFKIGLEYENENKYSRSRNSKKKGVKKSYKSSGTSKTKFNVSASYKRKDSRGTEIDKTYTMGISVKAVQDEIPAGMEKVLGILENAIISQPSA, encoded by the coding sequence ATGTCAAATATATCGAGATATAACCCAGGCCAAGAACTTTCTAGTTTAAACTTCGGTAATTTAATTGGAGGCCCATTAAGTGCTGTTGTAGAAGCACAAATTTTAGCTGCTGAATCTACCGTAAAATACATTAAAGATGTTGGTTTTGATGAAAATGGAGATCCTGAGTATGTAACCTTTACATATCCGAAAGAAATTTCTCCGTATCAATCAGGTACTCCACATAGCATAAATGCAAAAGTAGACAACCAAGGTAAGGGATATAATGTAACTCCTAAAATTGAAATCATTGGAGACGGTTATGGCGCCGTAGCAGAAGCTGTTATGGTTTCTGATGGTACAAATACTAGTGGTTTAAAAGTTGAAAGGGTTGTTATAACTAAACAAGGCTTTAACTATACTAATGTTAGTGAAATTAAAATATTACCTGTAGGTGGTACTGGCGCAAAATTTAATTTTAATGTTGCAAATATAAATACAGGAAATATTAGTAGTGTTACTATTAACGGAGCAAACTCAGGAGCAAACTATACGCATCCTCCTATTTTAAACGTTAAATTAAAACCTAGCAAAACAGGAAATGGTTCTGGCGCTATACTTGAAGCGGTAATTAACAAAGCTGGAGTGGTAATAGGCGTTAATGTACTTCAAGAAGGTTCAGAATATAATTCATCTGATTATGAAATAGAAGTTATTAACCCAACCTTTATTACTAATGCAAGTACATCTGTTCTATTTACTTCTGGAACCCCATCTACTGCTGCTCAGTTTTTAGATATGAAACTGGAAGTACCTTTATTAACGATGGTTCCAATTCCATACATAAGAGTTGAAGAAACTACAATAGAATTTAACGCAAAAATAAACTCTGTAGAAAAAATAAACTCTGAACGAGAAATTGATTTTAAAATTGGTTTAGAGTATGAAAATGAGAACAAATATTCTAGAAGTAGAAATAGTAAAAAGAAAGGTGTCAAAAAAAGCTATAAGAGTAGCGGAACAAGTAAAACAAAATTCAATGTTTCTGCTTCTTACAAAAGAAAGGATAGCAGAGGTACAGAAATTGACAAAACCTACACTATGGGGATTAGTGTAAAAGCTGTACAGGATGAAATACCAGCAGGTATGGAAAAAGTATTAGGTATTTTAGAAAATGCTATTATTTCACAACCATCTGCTTAA